One Parasteatoda tepidariorum isolate YZ-2023 chromosome 1, CAS_Ptep_4.0, whole genome shotgun sequence genomic window, aatctttaataacgttaaaatattttgcaagatccattaatttatttataaaaattattcactggATAAGCCCAAACTGGAAAAGAAAGCCTAAAACAGAACTTCTACAACAAATCTacgaaaaagaataataaaaaaataaaaaactaatgagtagaaaattaaaaaaaatatcaattagaaaatctgaaaactgtcaattttctttttgataaaaattattattttaaattaaaagaaatagacgAAAGAAGCTTATAAATGAATCTcgcaaaatgatgaaaaatcaaGAGCTCTCTAACGCCAGAATGACGCCAAGCACTAAATGTCAAGTGCTTGCTTTAGCTAAAGAAGAATATACAACGATAGAGATTGCTAATAAAGGATACAAAAAAAagggttgaaaataaaaaataagcaaataaaagcaataaattaaataattttacttgttaaaaataaaaaatattttctgaattaaaaaagatagtTGAAGGAACTACAAAGGGTAAGAAAGAACCACTATGACGCATCTTTAGAGGTAATGCAAGATAGTGggacgaaaaataaaaaataaagataaacaaagaCAAATATtgacagaaaattcaaaattttttttgataaaataattttattcgattttgAATTGAACGAAACGATAAAGACGAATGAAAATATAAGATACATTTATACgaataagaaaatatgtaaatgtaaaaatatgaatagagAGATAGAAAGCATGCAATATGTAtatagaaaatatgtaaaactgaAACAGAAAGATGggcgaaaataaaaaacaagttaataaaaaaagctaaagaaGGAATCTTCACACCacatatatgaagaaaaaatttaaaaacaaaacagaaaattcagcagctaaaaaatagtaatcaatgcaaaaaaaggaaaaagcaatcggtaaaacttattgaataaattacattatttacaactgttgttttaaaatacacCGAACaggtagaagaaaaaaaagcataaaaaagaacctttgtaaaacataaatgcaaaaaaaaaaactttgaattttgtttgataaaattataacctTGAACTATACGAAGGGGTGaaataaagagaaagaaaaaataatctttataataCGCCTACTAAGTCAAAAAAACATCGAATATTATGAATTTCGTATgacaaatatgtaaaataaagtatgtaaagagagtatgtagaaaaaaaaatgaataaatgaaattaaggcatgaaattaaaaaaaaactgaaaataaggaACTatgtcaaaaaaagttttgctcaaattggaatggttaaaaaaattataaagaattaagtgTCTGCAGTCAATTATCGCCTTGTTTCAGAATATATACGGAATCAGAGATGGCAATGATAATGAACTAAGCTTCTAAGTTCAATGATAATGAACGAAGATTAATGCGAACTTAtagcaattaaaacaaaaacttataacaattattattaatttcagagcaaagcttgtatttttaaatgtaagaatatTTGCCTCATTAGTTTGCTTGAAATGGAAGTATAACAACAAATCCTATAAATTACATGCGCATCCTAAAAATTACTCATCTGcaccctaatttttttttggggagcttttaaatttaggccgtaacttttcaaatttactttcatgaaatttctgaaatactttttaaaatgtttgcagttgtaaaaattataaagtcatAAGACTACGTTTCGATTACGataggaataattttaaaaaaagggaaaaaatctaaaccggttaaaaaatttaagcagaaAAGTGACTGGAACAAAAACTTACTCTAcaaagtaggaccacaaatatACTGGGTGCCTTACTTTTGATGATCCGTTAGAGGCTCCTGCTTCTGTTATTCTGATGAATGCTTCGGGACTATATAAAAGACAAAAGTGAGAAAAGTCGCCATCTCCTACaagttttttcttgaacatAGACCAGAGATCCAATTTAAGTTCCTTGATCAGTTTTAAGACAATATCAATAGTCCCGACGTTATTAAATATCACattataagaaatatgattaaatatgcCATTAAAAGTAGTATATGTAATGTTATTATCTTTAGCGCTGTATGCAAGAAGAAAGCGTTTTTCGTCAACGTTAAAATATTCCGCCATTGCTCGAACTGTGATAGGTAATTGTACGACACAGTATAGCCTGGTAAAANttttttaaatttttttttaatattaattttagattttataagactaaaatttaaaattttttttttactggaatggtcttacaacaataaaaagctaatttctaataaatatgatatgaatatgggacaaaatttagttaaatatactGTCCTTTaagaacttaattaaaaattattttgggatTAAAATACACTGAAGGTATATGTTATAACTTTGAAATACGGGATATGCTAAGGAACTCTCCTTTCACAAGAATCTTTCCATATCAAATTTATGGGTTCTGAAggattaatttcttaatatagattttgcgcgttttaataaaaattctgctttttagAGACTTTCTGCATTGAtgtgcttttatattttatcagaaaatacgAAGGTGAATAATGACTGGTTGCATACTTAATAAGTCGctactatttttaatgaataattatgtggCGAGTGGTTATTTTCAGACTAACATGCCATAACCATACATTTGCCATAGCCACAGATGTTGCCATAACTacgtgaaaatatattaaatgcttatttaaggATAAAACACACTTGaccaattttaataaagcaatgctttacttaaataagaatttggtaactcacaaaaatttttttattgacacaacattcctttcttaatatttcaatattatataattcaatgtttatatattataaaaaattactctgcaattttttctaacttaaattaCTACATTTTAGTTGCTATAAGTGGTTCAGCATAGGCCctctgttgaaaataaaaataacatgtggTTTATGGAATAAAAACATGTACATCTGTATTATACATCTGTCATTATTATAGGAGGTTCGCTGTTTCAAAAGAGCGCACACTGCATCTCTTACTGACAAATTagattgtaattattatatgaattttattttaagttaaggaaagaagttttattttttgaaagtaccAAACCACATACACTTTACTTTTCTTATTGACAACTGCTCGGCaaggataaaatattaataaataaataaataattggataaaaatcaaagtaattctgaTCTCACTTCAGATACGTAAATtgtttatgtgaaaataatcttaGTCTTGAGcttatgcttttaattaattaaaagtaacggTAGCTTAAACTGTTCAGTTTTTTCCTATTACctattacttaaataaagaaattatgttaaaaaaaataattgttttggtttagcattaaaattttttgaatattcaagttcatttttgaattatcaaatttgaattaataacttATCTGTGaatttattcatagaaatttctgaatttaattattgaatttattgcaatttttctatagctttatagttaatttaatgCTTAGTTACTTTCTTCTTTATACTTAATTAGCATCTAAATATATAGACTACGAAAATCGCAATCGCTCAAAATTGTAGGTCAAATaagtttccatttatttattttgcaactgATAAAAACACCgaacattttaaaaccaaaaggCTACAGTTTACCTCACTACCAGAGATAAGGTGTCTATTCTAAAGTATAAGCgtttaaaatgatctaaataCTCCAATTTTGGCTGAAACTAAACAGATATAGGTTAGCGTTAGTAACACATaaagaataagtttaaaaaaaaaaaatttattctgccTAAAAAGTACGTAATTAAGAATGCGCCAAaccagtaaaaaaagaaaaatgtttattatgaagaaacatttttgctTGCTGGTTTGTTTAGTTCTGAACTTGAAAGGGTATTGTTGCAGTTTTTGGTATTTCATGAAATCTCATCGCTcatcctatatatatatatatatatatatgtatatatatatatttgtctcTTTTGAATAGTGATATTGTATAGTTTGCTTGAATAGTTGCATTTTAAcattatgataataatataatattgtttaataaaattgtgtaatcttgaatttaaataatatttcataaaattgtgataaactctataaaaaatcattgagttaattgtatgctattattaataactttactaaaatcttctttgttaatttagaCTTTTTACCATTGTGCAAATCCTATTCGGATAAATCTCTGCGAATTGGGCAAATCatgtttttcactttattttttaaatacgtgTTAACTTcctaaaatcattaaagttttataattaaatatctaacatattaattaaaaacttctttaaataacCCAGTATACCATTATTACCTCACGCGCATCCAATTTCGGACCCATAATCTTTATAgctaacaaatcaaatgcgctCAAATCAAACTCTCTCAGATTGGTTCCTGAGGTCGTATTCTATAATACCAGATTGGTTTGGGTATAAGTTAGCCTTAAATAAGTATAatgtatctaaatttttaaaaaaagagtatttctACCTatcttcaaatattattaataaagaaaagggAACCCAGATATCTAAGAAACTGGtgtaaaagtttatttgaaagaaaagagtgctccgtttaaaaaattacttccgttaatcaaattaaataaaatattaacgcGTTTTGATGAGCGAGTTTCTAATagggtttttattaaattaattattatgtacagattttaaatatttattcgatttaCACAGAAATCATCTTTGAAAAGGTCGGAGTAACAATTTCAATCTTCTATGTAAACGTCAATGTTAAATCTTTCTAATGTCAACTAGaaatcatttgtaatttttcctaGTAAAAAGGCcaaaaaaatcgtaaaactAATACCttttacttattactttaaCTCTCTATTTTTGAAAAGCGAGGTTCAGGATACCTAACTAAACTATCTCATCTTtaacaagagaaaaatttgtttttctcagaCCATCATATATAAATCCTACCTTATCATTTTATCACTTacaacttataattaaattcagcACTATATTTTATCAGTGTTGTAAGAAGGTATtacactcaaaaatttttttttttgcaaaatccTGGTATGTTTTGGAAATATGTTCCCAAATTCTTCTGTCGCCAAATTTTTCTGTCCTTTTCCTGCAGTGTTGTGCAATTTTATTCAGTCTACAATCTGTAGGCAAGATCATATTCCCTccagatatataaaataactgaaatcaGTTGTGAATTCTATATTCAATAAAGCCACCAAGCCGTTAAAAAACCATATACAATTGATTTGAGTGAGCTAATTgaacattcatatattttattcataagtaGTTCTCGGCATAGTTTTAAGTAATGTGATAAATGtgcaattataataatgaaattgaaaatgccAGTACGTTATTAAGTATCCTCTTtactaaagattttaaaatataattttgaacgcAACATTGAATGGTGGCATTTCAAATAcactaaaattttacattattaaaatattacgcTTTGTAGCTATTTACAGGattaattttgtgtttctttttcaCTAAGTCACGTTTTCATAATTCTGTATGAGCTTTTGCGTtgacttttcattaaattgtgaATTAAATACTGCTTCTCATAAATGCTACTTTGAATGCTTTGAAAAAAGGCTCCAAAATTAATCAAAGCACCACTATAAAATACTATGTAAATCTATACAAAAGAAAACTTCAAAttgtaagaaacaaaaatatcacattATCAAACATATGTCACAagtattaatacttttaatgttatattgAGCTATATTGTCCtcacaattttcaaattatccaTGCACTCTATTTTCTATGTAAATGTAAATAGATacttcaaacaaacaaaaaataaaagaagcaaataacaataagcaattaaattgaaagacacaaacaaaatataattacacatagattacattgtttatttatatgcGGGAGAAATATTTCAACAGTGAAGCatgcaacatttaaaataatatcgtaaaaaagtttataagaaacattaacatttaatcattaaatcataattaaaatgatcaagtcttttatttatttcgtgaaatactttgaaaaaattgatttcaagaTAAAGTATTCATTCTATCTTGTGGAAATCTCTCAGAAGTAAATATTTCTGGACATGTTTGGGAATGCCCAGTTCCTCCACTCCTTCGGGCAACTTAAAGTTGTCTCCTAATTGGTTTCTGATGAAGCATCTTGAAAGGTGCTTCAGAGATCGTGGACGCCTGACAGAAGATTCTTCATAATTCACTAGATTGCAGTACCATTGCCATATGTTGTTTATCTCCTGATAATACATAGGATCGACCCCTTCAAAAAGCCTAAAAATATCAGTGAAGGTCAAAAGCGGATCTGGGATGGAGCTCCAGAGTACTCGCACGGCCATTTCGGTCTCTGCAGATTTACGGGTGATGTAAGTGAACCGCATATGAAGATTCAGAAACTGAAGCGCACGGAATTTGAGAGGATTTCTGGAAATATCATCCCAATTTTCTATCCACGTATTGtagtttagaaaattaagaaacctaaaaagtaaaaaaaattaattaaaaagactcaaattaaattttttaaacgcgTGTAAGATGTGTTACTCtgtttcaatacattttaaaagtgattttcaACACGAAATTATAGCTGGTTCCGTTTTAAGGGGGAtcttaattcaaaatagaaGAAAGAATAGTCAAAATGGAAAGAAATTGCTAAGCTATTTTCCCAATTGTTTCAGCAGTAGATCCTCcaattcacttaatttttaagatagaaaataatgcattttgaatATAACCGTGATcttaatcatttgattttttttaaataaattacaagtttAATTCAGCTGAAGCgtaaaaaacataaacttaaacaaacataatttttttaaaatttaacaataatatacttaataaaaaatattattaatttaagtttaaaatgtttcaatataatacaattaataaatatattcttaaaggtgtgattttttaaatgtcagatGCCATTgataatgaatgatttttatggaaGCCATCGTTTTTATTACGAAATAATAAAAGGCACATGCAATGAAattacaacaataataatttcattatttcaataaaatgtgcattgatttaaataaaatgggttttttttttaaaacaaatgaataatttaaacaaattgaaaaacaaattgattaaaaaaattattttaaacataaaaatcaaagtaattctgaTCTCACTTCAGATACGTAAATtgtttatgtgaaaataatcttaGTCTTGAGcttatgcttttaattaattaaaagtaacggTAGCTTAAACTGTTCAGTTTTTTCCTATTACctattacttaaataaagaaattatgttaaaaaaaataattgttttggtttagcattaaaattttttgaatattcaagttcatttttgaattatcaaatttgaattaataacttATCTGTGaatttattcatagaaatttctgaatttaattattgaatttattgcaatttttctatagctttatagttaatttaatgCTTAGTTACTTTCTTCTTTATACTTAATTAGCATCTAAATATATAGACTACGAAAATCGNGCTTCGTTAAAAAGCATGGATTAACTAGAAATAGAAAGATGTATGAGCGCACAACGACGCAGCAAGTAAGATGACGGAAAATTGTCGCGGTTGCTTCACCTTGAAAGGAGTGGGTCAATGGGAGTGTCTTCTCCACTTACTCCTAGCTCCAtgaggtggtcagccgaacgcgaaacccccagtgtttagttcccaagcattcttggtactcatttatcgacccactgaagggatgaaaggctgggTCAAACTTGCCCAACCAGAGGATAGAACCAGGGAACTGAGGCGCGATAGCGCGAAGCGTTACCGCTCAGACACCGGGCGAGCGGTAGCAGTTCAATTTTAAAGCTAACGAATGAATGATTCTGCTATGAcgagttttattaatttaaagttgtaaCATCCAGttcaatatgtgataaaattaatgaatttagttttGCATAATCTAAACCTATAACAATCCCAAATAGTTGTCTTAAATCAGacaatatatcatttatatacATCATGCATCACTCAGGCGGTGCAAAAACTTAAGTTTCCCCCTGGTAAGATAAGCCCTAACTACGCTTTTGCGAGTACTAGAGTGCCTAGGGTAGAAGAGTGTGGACAAAAGAGAAACGATTCCTGATTGgtggaaagaaaaactttaccgCCGGAGGCGAGAGTGGAAAATTCGCCATTGGAATAACACGGAGTGAAAATTATCTgcctcaaaaaatttatgttctgcATTAATAAAGGCATGTAATAAGTtcattacttactttttttcaataagaaactTCACAGTTACAGTGAATGTATAAATTAAGGCTGAAAATTTGgatatttattagttatatgAATTTATCCCTATTATTACTTACTTGCGCGCTTGCTTACTTTTGTTTATTACATTCCAAAGAGAGCAAggtgataaaataactaatgatttcataagaataaatatatttacttttaataaacataatttctatttaaattacctataaattttaagatttgagcATCTTTTTATCAGAGCTTCAGAAGTGCAGAGTTTGGCGATATTACTTTGAAATGTTGGCGCGTTACAATGTTCGCCACTCTACAGTTGTTGCCACTCTACAATGTTCGCCACAATACAGGCACTCTAGTTAGTACTACCAAGATTTGGTTTTTTACACTTGATTGCATATGGCAAGTtgtatttctcagaataatttttaaaaaaacgtgaaaaagtaaataactatAGAATGTTTTGAAAGAAGAATTCTCTAAATACATACACTTTTCAAGttgtaattgatttaaaatgtacttagccgagttaaattgtttcttaaaagattaaaattgagttGCTtacctcaaaataaaataaaataaaatttctcaatcaattttaacataaatatctaACATAACACAgttaaacagattttattaGATTACTGAGGTAAGATGCATTATTGTAAATggatatacaagaatttttagatggtttttattcatttgtcacttcattttataaaagaaagtgaaataagaaatt contains:
- the LOC107441837 gene encoding uncharacterized protein isoform X2, coding for MAEYLINNQGDYYCLDAASLYKYFTVDEKRFLLAYSAKANDITDTTFNGILHHIYYNVVFNKVGTIDNVLKVIKELKLDLWSMFKKKLPGKEVDFSHGSLLRNPEAFIRITEAGASNGSTKARHLYHRSFFIGFLNFLNYNTWIENWDDISRNPLKFRALQFLNLHMRFTYITRKSAETEMAVRVLWSSIPDPLLTFTDIFRLFEGVDPMYYQEINNIWQWYCNLVNYEESSVRRPRSLKHLSRCFIRNQLGDNFKLPEGVEELGIPKHVQKYLLLRDFHKIE